The proteins below come from a single Balaenoptera musculus isolate JJ_BM4_2016_0621 chromosome 1, mBalMus1.pri.v3, whole genome shotgun sequence genomic window:
- the KIAA0754 gene encoding uncharacterized protein KIAA0754 homolog → MGKPLSRPDCLRQNPICLGKGEEEDGYIEDCYVPQRSIYDTMRINEQIDQGSKLNQTSKSTMEKIEGSSISSNGTLGAAANVFESRAPEGKKLDERIIFDALKLSSDVQKSAPVPPRRRPNAERKDNVNRRSWKSFMPPNFPEFAERMEASLSEVSEAGASNPCLQEKKESSSALTESSGHLDHREPQSESVTLEHVSKSIGIPEGQDVKNLDGDCQDFRFQQHSEISPREFQPLESEAAAASGNTDVTQEHIFSSATWPRAMKSLAKGGFGEKQHPLQDTGCTVEMPPLSPCLSEELLDSELHILITPSLREKTESELKFEEDERWIMMEAEEEWEEEKLSERGKTFLMADEEKNSLADVFKEREQANTVAVVEEGADCSAAVLGTFDPLALGQICCSDDPQPAKNLLASVLKDASLDYSCVLTGESAVGELRNRTAQGLEGLVSDLECTVGPASSEQLSDTDSVQMFLELEKECLCEEGVTPLVELETQASSEGLAPSQDAESSLVISHFPGAALEKEHVGLLNVRAKDCDPGLDCDYFNALDPSQVPNTLQLTAYSDTVRDASTVSEEEGEKVPFSPETAGEFNFRHLADLESPGKPDPGGLSNSDHRASHEENVSSFEAKLAKENGSLSQLDCSEVEGDAEECVERVPLSSAVSCELIDVTSGSEVEALPYDSHLLTDEIHWEGEKGAINQGNNSLTSLGDVDLCELLSVEGACDEDGEAQALGYDARLEDRAPAHLPRDLPEWVSQDLQRKSPESEILSLHLQVGGLGHSRDGVEAVNDIKPKLNVASLEGGETEMRDSDALLNILLEEQVTKASNTEPILEEWIPIPQKPDPTAAVPTVEEDALDAAVPAPEGTAVAALTVPFPEEDVPVFPVATMEAHVPAAAVSATERAAAPAAAVPPPEGTAPPAPVAITEEDVLAVAESSLEGTAPAAAVSTREEAVAPTTAVPTPEEPVAPTTAVPTPEEPAAPAAAVPTPEEPAAPATAVPTTGELAAPTTVVPTPEEPAAPAAAVPTREEPASPTTVVPTPEEPAAPAAAVPTPGEPAAPAAAVPTPREPAAAAAAVPTPGEPAAAAAAVPTPGEPAAAAAAVPTPGEPAAPAAAVPTAEEPAAPAAAVPTPGEPAAPAAAVPTRGEPAAPAAAVPTPGEFAAIAAAVATPEEPAAPAAAVPTPGEFAAPAAAVPTPGEFAALAAAVATPEELAAPAAAVPTPEEPAIPAAAVPTPGEFAAPAAAVSTPEEPATPAAAVPTPGEPAAPAAAVPTPGEPAAPAAAVPTPGEPAAPAAAVPTPGEPAAPAAAVPTPGEPAAAAAAVPTPGEPAAPAAAVPTPREPAAPAAAVPTPGEAVAPAAAVPTPGEFAAAAAAVPTPGEPAAPAAAVPTPGEPAAPAPAVPTPGEPAAAAAAVPTPGEPAAPAAAVPTPREPATPAAAVPTPGEADAPAAAVPTPGEFAAPAAAVPTPGEPAAPAAAVPTPGEPAAPAAAVPTPGEPVAPAAAVPTPGEPVAPAAAVPTPGEPVAPAAAVPTPGEPAAPAAAVPTPGEFAALAAAVSTPEEPAAPAAAVPTPGEPAAPTAAVPTPGEPAAPAAAVPAVEEVFPAGVPFQGDTAHTDSVPVLEEGSPVLEEASPAGMWIKEDLDSPAFGMKEVTGTVLHGKVPLAAVDGLNSNEVIVAHIVGEGSGE, encoded by the coding sequence ATGGGTAAGCCACTCAGCAGGCCAGACTGTTTAAGGCAGAACCCCATCTGCcttgggaaaggagaggaagaggatggCTATATAGAGGATTGCTATGTTCCGCAGCGATCTATATATGATACAATGaggataaatgaacaaattgaCCAGGGGTCAAAGCTTAATCAGACTTCAAAAAGCACCATGGAAAAGATAGAAGGAAGTAGTATATCCAGCAATGGTACATTAGGAGCAGCAGCTAATGTTTTTGAATCCAGAGCACCAGAAGGCAAAAAGTTGGATGAGAGAATAATATTTGATGCACTAAAGCTAAGCAGTGATGTGCAGAAGTCAGCACCTGTGCCACCCAGAAGGCGGCCAAATGCAGAACGCAAAGACAATGTTAACAGGAGATCATGGAAGTCCTTCATGCCACCGAATTTCCCAGAATTTGCAGAAAGGATGGAAGCTTCTCTCAGTGAGGTGTCCGAAGCTGGTGCTTCAAATCCTTGCTTGCAAGAGAAGAAGGAATCCAGTTCTGCATTAACAGAAAGTTCTGGTCATTTGGACCACAGGGAACCTCAGTCAGAGTCTGTAACTCTGGAACATGTGTCCAAATCCATAGGTATTCCAGAAGGGCAGGATGTGAAAAACTTAGATGGAGATTGCCAGGACTTCAGATTTCAGCAGCACAGTGAGATCTCTCCACGTGAATTCCAGCCTCTAGAGTCAGAAGCTGCAGCAGCAAGTGGTAACACAGATGTAACGCAGGAACACATATTCTCAAGTGCAACCTGGCCCAGAGCCATGAAAAGTTTGGCTAAGGGAGGCTTTGGCGAGAAGCAGCACCCCCTTCAGGACACAGGTTGCACTGTAGAAATGCCACCTCTCTCCCCTTGCCTGAGTGAAGAGCTGTTGGATTCAGAGTTGCATATTCTCATAACCCCCAGcctgagagagaaaacagagtctGAGCTAAAGTTTGAGGAGGATGAGCGATGGATCATGATGGAGGCTGAGGAGGAGTGGGAGGAAGAGAAACTGTCAGAGAGAGGAAAGACTTTTCTAAtggcagatgaggaaaagaaCAGCCTGGCAGATGTTTTcaaagaaagagagcaagcaAACACTGTAGCAGTGGTGGAGGAAGGAGCCGACTGCTCAGCTGCTGTCTTGGGGACTTTTGACCCCCTAGCTCTTGGTCAGATCTGTTGCTCTGATGACCCACAGCCAGCTAAGAACCTTTTGGCGTCTGTTCTCAAGGATGCATCTCTTGATTACAGTTGTGTTCTAACAGGTGAGAGTGCTGTAGGAGAACTGAGAAACAGAACTGCTCAGGGGCTAGAGGGTCTTGTTTCAGATTTAGAATGCACTGTTGGTCCTGCCAGTTCAGAGCAGCTCTCTGACACAGATTCAGTGCAGATGTTTCTTGAACTTGAAAAGGAGTGTTTATGTGAAGAAGGAGTAACTCCTTTAGTTGAGCTGGAGACTCAAGCCTCTTCTGAAGGGCTGGCCCCATCCCAGGATGCAGAAAGTTCACTTGTAATTAGTCATTTTCCAGGGGCTGCCTTAGAAAAGGAGCATGTAGGCCTTTTAAATGTAAGAGCAAAGGACTGTGATCCTGGGTTGGATTGTGACTATTTTAATGCCCTGGATCCTTCTCAGGTGCCTAATACTTTGCAACTTACTGCCTACTCTGATACCGTGAGGGACGCTTCCACTGTTAGTGAGGAGGAGGGTGAAAAAGTGCCTTTTAGCCCCGAGACTGCAGGGGAATTTAACTTTAGACACCTGGCTGATCTGGAGTCACCAGGAAAGCCAGACCCAGGAGGATTGTCCAACTCTGATCACAGGGCTTCTCATGAAGAAAATGTATCAAGCTTTGAAGCCAAGCTGGCCAAAGAAAATGGCAGTTTGTCCCAGCTGGACTGTAGTGAAGTTGAGGGGGATGCCGAGGAGTGTGTGGAGAGAGTCCCTCTCAGTTCTGCTGTTAGCTGTGAACTAATAGATGTTACCTCAGGATCTGAAGTAGAGGCGTTACCATATGATTCACATTTACTAACAGATGAGATTCATTGGGAAGGTGAGAAAGGAGCTATTAATCAAGGAAATAACAGTCTGACTTCCTTGGGAGATGTGGACCTTTGTGAATTGTTGTCCGTGGAAGGAGCTTGTGATGAGGATGGTGAAGCACAGGCACTGGGTTATGATGCCAGGCTGGAGGACCGAGCCCCAGCACATCTTCCTAGAGACCTCCCAGAGTGGGTCTCCCAGGATCTCCAGAGGAAGTCCCCAGAGTCGGAGATCCTGAGTCTGCACCTGCAGGTTGGAGGACTGGGACATAGCAGAGATGGAGTGGAAGCTGTGAATGACATAAAGCCCAAGCTGAATGTGGCCTCATTGGAGGGAGGGGAAACAGAAATGAGAGATTCAGATGCATTGCTAAATATCCTTCTGGAGGAACAAGTTACCAAGGCTAGTAATACGGAACCAATTTTGGAGGAATGGATACCCATCCCACAAAAGCCTGACCCAACTGCTGCAGTGCCCACTGTAGAAGAAGATGCCCTAGATGCTGCAGTGCCTGCCCCAGAGGGAACTGCTGTAGCAGCTCTTACAGTGCCCTTCCCAGAGGAGGATGTACCTGTTTTTCCAGTGGCCACCATGGAGGCACATGTCCCAGCTGCTGCAGTGTCAGCCACAGAGAGGGCTGCTGCCCCAGCTGCTGCAGTGCCTCCTCCTGAGGGGACTGCTCCACCTGCTCCAGTGGCCATCACAGAGGAGGATGTACTAGCTGTTGCAGAATCCTCCCTGGAGGGGACTGCCCCAGCTGCTGCAGTGTCCACCCGAGAGGAGGCTGTAGCCCCCACTACTGCAGTGCCCACCCCAGAGGAGCCTGTAGCCCCCACTACTGCAGTGCCCACCCCAGAGGAGCCTGCCGCACCTGCTGCTGCAGTGCCCACCCCAGAGGAGCCTGCTGCCCCAGCTACTGCAGTGCCCACCACAGGGGAACTTGCAGCTCCCACTACTGTGGTGCCCACCCCAGAGGAGCCTGCCGCCCCAGCTGCTGCAGTGCCCACTCGAGAGGAGCCTGCATCTCCCACTACTGTGGTGCCCACTCCAGAGgagcctgcagccccagctgctgcagtgcccaccccaggggagcctgcagccccagctgctgcagtGCCCACCCCACGGGAGCCTGCCGCCGCAGCTGCTGCAGTGCCCACCCCAGGGGAGCCTGCCGCCGCAGCTGCTGCAGTGCCCACCCCAGGGGAGCCTGCCGCCGCAGCTGCTGCAGTGCCCACCCCAGGGgagcctgcagccccagctgctgcagtGCCCACCGCAGAGgagcctgcagccccagctgctgcagtgcccaccccaggggagcctgcagccccagctgctgcagtGCCTACCCGAGGGgagcctgcagccccagctgctgcagtGCCCACCCCAGGGGAGTTTGCAGCCATAGCTGCTGCAGTGGCCACCCCAGAGGAGCCTGCCGCCCCAGCTGCTGCAGTGCCCACCCCAGGGGAGTTtgcagccccagctgctgcagtGCCCACCCCAGGGGAGTTTGCAGCCCTAGCTGCTGCAGTGGCCACCCCAGAGGAGCTTGCCGCCCCAGCTGCTGCAGTGCCCACCCCAGAGGAGCCTGCCATCCCAGCTGCTGCAGTGCCCACCCCAGGGGAGTTtgcagccccagctgctgcagtGTCCACCCCAGAGGAGCCTGCCACCCCAGCTGCTGCAGTGCCCACCCCAGGGgagcctgcagccccagctgctgcagtgcccaccccaggggagcctgcagccccagctgctgcagtgcccaccccaggggagcctgcagccccagctgctgcagtgcccaccccaggggagcctgcagccccagctgctgcagtGCCCACCCCAGGGGAGCCTGCAGCCGCAGCTGCTGCAGTGCCCACCCCAGGGgagcctgcagccccagctgctgcagtGCCCACCCCACGGGAGCCTGCCGCCCCAGCTGCTGCAGTGCCCACCCCAGGGGAGGCTGTCGCCCCAGCTGCTGCAGTGCCCACCCCAGGGGAGTTTGCAGCCGCAGCTGCTGCAGTGCCCACCCCAGGGgagcctgcagccccagctgctgcagtgcccaccccaggggagcctgcagccccagctcctgCAGTGCCCACCCCAGGGGAGCCTGCTGCCGCAGCTGCTGCAGTGCCCACCCCAGGGgagcctgcagccccagctgctgcagtGCCCACCCCACGGGAGCCTGCCACCCCAGCTGCTGCAGTGCCCACCCCAGGGGAGGCTGACGCCCCAGCTGCTGCAGTGCCCACCCCAGGGGAGTTtgcagccccagctgctgcagtgcccaccccaggggagcctgccgccccagctgctgcagtgcccaccccaggggagcctgcagccccagctgctgcagtGCCCACCCCAGGGGAGCCTGTCGCCCCAGCTGCTGCAGTGCCCACCCCAGGGGAGCCTGTCGCCCCAGCTGCTGCAGTGCCCACCCCAGGGGAGCCTGTCGCCCCAGCTGCTGCAGTGCCCACCCCAGGGGAGCCTGCCGCCCCAGCTGCTGCAGTGCCCACCCCAGGGGAGTTTGCAGCCCTAGCTGCTGCAGTGTCCACCCCAGAGGAGCCTGCCGCCCCAGCTGCTGCAGTGCCCACCCCAGGGGAGCCTGCTGCCCCCACTGCTGCAGTGCCCACCCCAGGGGAGCCTGCCGCCCCGGCTGCTGCAGTGCCTGCTGTGGAGGAAGTGTTCCCTGCTGGCGTACCCTTCCAGGGAGATACTGCCCATACTGACTCAGTGCCTGTCTTAGAAGAAGGAAGTCCTGTTCTAGAGGAGGCTTCCCCTGCTGGAATGTGGATCAAGGAGGACCTTGATTCCCCAGCATTTGGAATGAAAGAGGTGACTGGCACAGTGCTGCATGGGAAAGTGCCTCTGGCTGCAGTTGATGGATTAAATTCAAATGAGGTAATTGTTGCTCATATTGTTGGGGAAGGATCTGGAGAGTAA